Proteins encoded by one window of Monoglobus pectinilyticus:
- the rbr gene encoding rubrerythrin, translating to MKDLKGSKTEANLLAAFAGESQARNKYTYYASKARKDGYVQIAEIFEETANNEKEHAKIWFKILKGGEIPDTATNLQDGVDGENYEWTDMYAGFAKTAKEEGFDKIAALFEGVAKIEKEHEERYKKLLDNVKGECVFSKDGDVIWQCINCGHIVIGKKAPAVCPVCAHPQAYFQVKPENY from the coding sequence AAACAGAAGCAAACTTGCTTGCTGCATTCGCGGGAGAATCACAGGCTAGAAATAAGTATACTTATTATGCCAGCAAAGCAAGAAAAGACGGATATGTTCAAATAGCAGAGATTTTTGAGGAAACTGCCAATAATGAAAAAGAACATGCAAAGATTTGGTTTAAGATTTTAAAAGGCGGAGAAATTCCTGATACAGCAACAAATCTTCAGGACGGCGTAGACGGCGAGAATTATGAGTGGACAGATATGTATGCCGGATTTGCTAAAACTGCAAAAGAAGAAGGATTTGATAAAATTGCAGCTTTATTTGAGGGCGTTGCTAAAATTGAAAAGGAGCATGAGGAACGTTATAAAAAGCTTCTTGACAATGTAAAAGGCGAGTGCGTATTCTCAAAAGACGGAGACGTTATTTGGCAGTGTATCAACTGCGGTCATATTGTTATTGGCAAAAAAGCACCTGCTGTATGTCCGGTTTGTGCTCATCCTCAGGCATATTTCCAGGTTAAGCCTGAAAATTATTAA
- a CDS encoding leucine-rich repeat domain-containing protein, with amino-acid sequence MKKCCVVFLTVIIILSNFSLNVFSAESSIEFEHSWEKTAIINSLKKSMPEKYGNYDENSDIYLSDYKNIIYLEYSDGRWPWSEMNTIKYLDKMINLEELTVKGYVMTKLDLSKNKKLRKLTCSMNALSELDLSNNPELIELDCKYNNLKKLDLSNNNKIESVDCSQNWIEDINVSNCINLYNLQCSENCLRDINIDPQIGWEAPEEKTPVINISQNYIDSENNEILSEKLEDLKVKLKSKSGNVLWGTGYGDSPDSLVKLDPSFEYELMQMYQNISSDPMDWSFTREGLSKFTDLYFMTYVELLMPILNLSGIECFTNLTSLSSEYDIKIRELDLSQNKKLKNYGIKASKLENLIFKDNTEILSLYCPNGSLTNLDLSGCINLTSLDCSNNNLSELDLSSTPGLSILKCSNNILKTLDVSNNIRLFYFMCNDNEINNLILSENAEWKKPDHSNYSPVFDIHNNYLDISDGSQLKEKLSIIEPKIMSGGTEQNPAQFIYSPQKGDGICWSLSLTNENGIIKCIAENVANKSQNSSLILSYYSEDEILEYTEIKNIVAGIGESIIVDADIPESKKDSIKTIRAFVWNNIEQMSAESMYSEFIVDKTTNK; translated from the coding sequence ATGAAAAAATGCTGTGTAGTTTTTTTAACTGTTATTATAATACTGTCAAACTTTTCTTTAAACGTTTTTTCTGCTGAAAGCTCTATTGAGTTTGAGCATTCATGGGAGAAGACCGCTATAATAAATTCATTAAAAAAATCTATGCCGGAGAAATATGGTAACTATGATGAAAATAGTGATATTTATCTTAGTGACTATAAAAATATAATCTATTTGGAATATTCAGATGGTAGATGGCCTTGGTCTGAAATGAATACTATAAAGTATTTAGATAAAATGATCAATTTAGAGGAGTTAACAGTTAAAGGATATGTTATGACAAAATTAGATTTAAGCAAAAATAAAAAGTTAAGAAAACTAACATGTTCTATGAATGCGCTGTCTGAACTAGACCTAAGCAATAATCCGGAACTTATAGAACTTGATTGCAAGTACAATAATTTAAAGAAACTTGACTTAAGCAACAATAATAAGATAGAATCGGTTGACTGTTCGCAAAACTGGATAGAAGATATTAATGTTAGTAATTGTATAAATTTATATAACTTGCAGTGTTCAGAAAATTGCTTGAGAGATATAAATATTGACCCTCAAATCGGTTGGGAAGCGCCGGAGGAGAAGACGCCTGTAATTAACATATCACAGAATTATATTGATTCTGAAAACAATGAAATACTTAGTGAAAAGCTTGAAGATTTAAAAGTGAAATTAAAGTCCAAATCGGGAAATGTTTTATGGGGAACTGGATATGGAGATTCTCCTGATTCATTGGTAAAACTTGATCCGAGTTTTGAATATGAGCTTATGCAAATGTACCAGAATATTAGTTCGGATCCAATGGATTGGTCATTTACCAGGGAGGGTTTAAGTAAGTTTACTGATTTATATTTTATGACATATGTTGAACTGCTTATGCCTATATTGAATTTATCAGGTATAGAATGTTTTACCAATCTAACATCGTTGTCATCAGAGTATGATATAAAAATCAGAGAACTTGACTTAAGTCAAAATAAAAAGTTGAAAAATTATGGAATAAAAGCAAGTAAATTAGAAAATTTGATATTTAAAGATAACACTGAAATTTTATCATTATATTGTCCAAATGGCAGTTTAACAAATTTGGATCTAAGCGGATGTATAAACCTGACTTCGTTGGATTGTAGTAATAATAATTTAAGTGAATTGGATCTAAGCTCTACACCAGGTTTAAGTATTTTAAAATGTTCAAATAATATTCTTAAAACTTTAGATGTTTCAAATAATATAAGGTTATTTTATTTTATGTGTAACGATAATGAAATTAATAATCTAATATTAAGTGAAAATGCAGAGTGGAAAAAACCGGATCATTCAAATTATTCACCTGTGTTTGATATACATAATAACTATCTTGATATATCAGACGGTTCACAGCTTAAAGAAAAACTAAGTATTATTGAACCCAAAATAATGTCTGGAGGAACAGAACAAAATCCTGCACAGTTTATTTATTCGCCGCAAAAAGGGGACGGTATTTGTTGGTCATTATCATTAACGAATGAAAATGGTATAATAAAATGTATAGCTGAAAATGTAGCAAACAAAAGTCAAAATAGTTCATTAATTTTATCTTATTACAGTGAAGATGAAATATTGGAATATACAGAAATTAAAAATATTGTTGCAGGTATAGGAGAAAGTATTATTGTTGATGCAGATATTCCGGAAAGTAAGAAAGATAGTATAAAAACAATAAGAGCGTTTGTATGGAATAACATAGAACAAATGAGTGCAGAATCGATGTATTCAGAGTTTATCGTAGATAAAACAACAAATAAATAG
- a CDS encoding GLUG motif-containing protein produces the protein MRKKFIYIIIIVILFCTVQDVCAASGYNYISIRYDNNVAADCIKPNRVLEISVNDFREYNDEILYVAQYDKNDVLVALDSVEAKVSKKLQIKPDESVEKVRAFLWSPSIQPVYAQNELEKISAENLPKGSGTHEDPYRITTPDELKYMFVENHQVYKLMNDIDLSNETWYPKAFLGVLDGGGRSILGLSVDQNSEYSGLISILGDSYFSACSIKNLNIEIKNSAQNAKYSGAVAGYMWFPAQIINCNISGTIVSNTDESYIGGVSGYTYGGEIQNCNVNMSLLAMKGETVCVGGIFGGAFPWVNNHYTIIKDSNTKGTIAYYSPKNKVGGICGDVVDTIIENCTDDMSLINNY, from the coding sequence ATGCGTAAAAAATTTATTTACATAATAATTATTGTAATATTATTTTGTACTGTACAAGATGTTTGTGCCGCTTCGGGGTATAACTATATATCTATACGCTATGATAATAATGTTGCCGCGGATTGTATAAAACCAAACAGGGTATTAGAAATATCTGTAAATGATTTCAGGGAATATAACGATGAGATTTTATATGTTGCACAGTATGATAAGAATGATGTCTTGGTTGCGCTTGATTCAGTTGAAGCAAAAGTATCTAAGAAGCTGCAGATAAAACCGGATGAAAGCGTTGAGAAAGTCAGAGCTTTTCTTTGGAGCCCATCTATTCAGCCGGTTTACGCTCAAAATGAGTTAGAAAAAATAAGTGCAGAAAACTTGCCAAAAGGCAGCGGAACACATGAAGACCCTTATAGAATAACGACGCCGGATGAATTAAAATATATGTTTGTAGAAAATCATCAAGTGTATAAATTGATGAATGATATTGATTTAAGCAATGAAACGTGGTATCCAAAGGCGTTTCTCGGTGTATTGGATGGCGGAGGTCGTTCCATTTTGGGATTATCTGTTGATCAGAATTCAGAGTACAGCGGCTTGATTTCGATATTAGGTGATTCATACTTTTCGGCGTGCAGTATCAAAAATTTAAATATAGAAATTAAAAATTCAGCTCAGAATGCAAAATATAGTGGAGCAGTTGCAGGTTATATGTGGTTCCCGGCTCAGATTATAAATTGTAATATTTCAGGGACAATCGTATCAAATACAGATGAATCATACATAGGCGGTGTATCGGGGTATACTTACGGGGGAGAAATACAAAATTGTAATGTTAATATGTCTTTACTCGCAATGAAAGGTGAAACAGTTTGTGTTGGAGGTATTTTCGGCGGTGCGTTTCCTTGGGTAAATAACCATTATACAATAATAAAAGACAGTAATACAAAAGGCACAATAGCATATTATTCTCCAAAGAACAAAGTGGGTGGTATATGCGGAGATGTGGTAGATACAATAATAGAAAATTGTACTGATGATATGAGTTTGATTAATAATTACTAA
- a CDS encoding InlB B-repeat-containing protein, with product MKYFIKVMSLTFVLLFCFICSMPKITAEETGAINIEHAFINDYYPVVGERIYVKVYTSDIFDIPANDTEESFSYQWYKNDVNSNNGGVPLAGAEEKYYIPLSEDAGSYLYCKVTGNGKYTGEIITGPTCSAVEKTAEIGGAYIVENRNSIPKLGQEIIGCLFRYGSVVFDDYLYPAKTPVDTAIYGDEVAEYQWYRTKEENNTGGEPIVGANSYKFTPTSEDYGFHLYFTASGKGGYFGSVTSNVTSYPISIVDGGGGSGDGYFPLSLSIEGAAVNHAVLTTDKYSWVKYQWYRNDFAENSGGTPIPGATFYKYTVTAEDVGKYLYVAVKKTEDDKTESVVSPVTDMISNTSVELLNVIIEKGDKSNPKRHIKLTSESSMPKNATATVQWYRNDVMSNSGGEPILGASYSSYTPTLYDVGKYLYCVYTPVFPFTGKPVYSEVTAAVENTATVFFDSNGADSGIGCEDIEIGGTIENIDTFVLEREGYEFIGWGTAPDKNVSDFDKNTIVENDITLYALWNKIICSPEPTSDVNPSPGKVPNIILRYTDNGDLVTKNFVTNREIEILLEQNKNLYSLYVVSYDKNGMLKNCKYLDECDSECSLLYIADDDSYTLKVFLWEDMKSVLDCIVLSRFE from the coding sequence ATGAAATATTTTATCAAAGTAATGTCCCTTACTTTTGTTTTACTGTTTTGTTTTATTTGTTCAATGCCAAAAATAACGGCGGAAGAAACCGGAGCTATTAATATTGAACATGCTTTTATTAATGATTATTATCCGGTTGTTGGGGAGAGAATTTATGTAAAAGTTTATACAAGTGACATTTTTGATATTCCGGCCAACGATACTGAGGAGAGTTTCTCATATCAGTGGTATAAAAATGATGTGAATTCAAATAATGGCGGCGTACCATTGGCTGGCGCTGAAGAAAAATATTATATTCCGCTGAGTGAGGATGCAGGAAGCTATCTATATTGTAAGGTGACGGGTAATGGTAAATATACCGGAGAAATCATCACCGGACCGACATGTAGCGCTGTGGAAAAAACAGCGGAAATAGGCGGAGCATATATAGTCGAAAATAGAAACAGTATTCCAAAGCTCGGACAAGAGATAATAGGTTGTTTGTTTAGATATGGCTCTGTTGTTTTTGATGATTATTTATATCCTGCCAAAACACCGGTTGATACTGCTATATATGGCGATGAAGTTGCAGAATATCAATGGTACAGAACAAAGGAAGAGAACAACACAGGCGGAGAGCCAATTGTTGGCGCTAATTCATATAAGTTTACTCCAACGTCAGAAGACTATGGTTTTCATTTGTATTTTACTGCATCGGGAAAAGGCGGGTATTTTGGAAGCGTAACTTCAAATGTAACATCGTATCCTATTTCTATTGTTGATGGCGGAGGAGGAAGCGGAGATGGATATTTTCCGTTATCATTAAGTATTGAAGGCGCCGCAGTAAATCACGCTGTTTTGACAACTGATAAATACAGCTGGGTTAAATATCAATGGTATAGAAATGATTTTGCTGAAAACAGCGGAGGAACGCCTATACCGGGTGCTACATTTTATAAGTATACTGTAACGGCTGAAGACGTGGGCAAATATTTATATGTTGCAGTAAAAAAGACAGAGGATGACAAAACCGAATCCGTTGTCTCTCCTGTGACTGATATGATATCAAATACATCGGTTGAATTGTTAAATGTTATAATCGAAAAAGGTGATAAATCAAATCCTAAACGTCATATAAAACTGACTTCTGAATCATCTATGCCCAAAAATGCGACAGCAACAGTGCAGTGGTACAGAAATGATGTTATGAGCAATTCAGGAGGCGAGCCTATATTGGGGGCAAGTTATTCATCTTATACTCCGACCTTGTATGATGTTGGGAAATATCTATATTGTGTCTATACGCCAGTATTTCCATTTACCGGTAAGCCTGTGTATTCTGAGGTTACAGCCGCAGTAGAAAATACAGCAACAGTGTTTTTTGATTCTAATGGCGCTGATAGTGGAATAGGTTGTGAGGATATAGAAATTGGAGGGACAATAGAAAATATAGATACATTTGTTCTTGAAAGAGAAGGATATGAATTTATAGGATGGGGAACGGCACCTGATAAAAATGTATCTGATTTTGACAAAAATACTATTGTTGAAAATGACATTACACTATATGCTTTATGGAATAAAATAATATGCAGTCCTGAACCGACTTCTGATGTTAATCCATCTCCGGGCAAAGTCCCCAATATAATATTGAGATATACTGATAATGGAGATTTAGTAACTAAAAATTTTGTGACAAACAGAGAAATTGAGATTTTGCTGGAGCAGAATAAGAATCTTTATTCGCTTTACGTTGTAAGTTATGATAAGAATGGCATGTTAAAAAACTGCAAATATTTGGATGAGTGTGATTCTGAATGTTCATTATTATATATTGCAGATGATGATTCTTATACGCTGAAAGTATTTTTGTGGGAAGATATGAAATCTGTGTTGGATTGTATTGTTCTGAGCAGATTTGAATAA
- a CDS encoding leucine-rich repeat domain-containing protein has product MKKFIFLSLFATTIISIFSSVSYAYNVIPLDINFPEKRVIKVLHDDAESPSPTPTQGCTYLPIYGKYGVLSYEIRDGIVKILSCDESAAGEIDIPNEIEGYPVTELADWLFSYFKEISGIRIPANVSDIDKNVFFDCNGLNKIEVDELNRCFSSDNGVLFNKAKTKLIQYPVGKTDVEYTVPEGVTTIGDYSFFSCVNLNNIKMPRELKTIEKGAFKECTDLDNVEIPKGATYIGGQAFHGCGGLNQIVISETVTNIDMDAFNGCDNLTIYGIANSYAEKYANENGINFSALEEFIVENGVLIEYNGSGGDIVIPGDMRITSIGKYVFCNNQSITSVKIPDGIELIGDGAFMECTNLKSVSFPTNYFRIAPYAFGGAGFITLKYPKNCSGGNWAFYCCENLKEIIVEEGVTSLSTGLFDGCSSLKTVTLPSTCTFILPAFKNCDNLTEIILSDGIPKVLNGIFYKCSAIKKIYIPDSATEIESGAFTDCESLEAIVVPNSVTQIEENVITNCDKAVIYSEPDAYARKYAEANNIPWADIKTLNGGWNWETSIEKGEDKENTYICTAKNVSTGKKTGEFILAYYDEFGNMLGSEIKDLNRNSGEKETICITIPIGDMSKVKTIKAFVWDSLANMNAVSQYAECIINN; this is encoded by the coding sequence ATGAAAAAGTTCATATTTTTATCGCTTTTTGCAACAACTATAATTTCTATATTTTCTTCAGTTTCATATGCGTATAATGTAATACCGCTTGATATTAATTTCCCGGAAAAACGGGTTATCAAGGTGCTGCATGATGATGCAGAAAGTCCTTCTCCAACACCGACTCAGGGATGTACATATCTTCCTATATACGGAAAATACGGAGTTTTAAGTTATGAAATAAGAGACGGAATAGTGAAAATATTGTCGTGTGATGAATCTGCTGCTGGTGAGATTGATATACCTAATGAAATAGAGGGATATCCGGTAACTGAGCTAGCAGATTGGTTATTTAGTTATTTTAAAGAAATAAGCGGAATAAGAATTCCGGCTAATGTATCGGATATAGATAAAAACGTCTTTTTTGACTGTAATGGTTTAAATAAAATTGAAGTTGATGAATTGAATAGATGTTTTAGTTCTGATAATGGTGTGTTGTTTAATAAGGCAAAAACGAAGTTGATTCAGTATCCTGTCGGAAAAACTGATGTTGAATATACTGTGCCAGAGGGAGTAACAACCATAGGAGATTATTCGTTTTTTTCCTGTGTGAATTTAAATAATATAAAAATGCCAAGAGAATTAAAGACTATTGAAAAAGGCGCTTTTAAAGAATGTACGGATTTAGATAATGTTGAGATACCAAAAGGAGCGACATATATAGGGGGACAAGCTTTTCATGGTTGTGGTGGCTTAAATCAAATAGTAATTTCTGAAACGGTTACAAATATTGATATGGACGCTTTTAACGGCTGTGACAATTTAACCATATATGGAATTGCAAATTCATATGCAGAGAAATATGCAAATGAAAATGGTATTAATTTTAGTGCTTTAGAAGAATTTATTGTAGAAAATGGAGTTTTGATAGAATATAATGGTTCAGGCGGTGATATAGTTATACCCGGTGATATGAGAATAACATCAATCGGAAAATACGTATTTTGTAATAATCAAAGTATTACATCTGTAAAAATCCCGGACGGAATTGAACTTATAGGAGATGGAGCTTTTATGGAATGTACTAATTTAAAAAGTGTGTCTTTTCCTACAAATTATTTTCGTATTGCTCCATATGCGTTTGGAGGGGCGGGATTTATAACTCTTAAATATCCCAAAAATTGTAGCGGAGGAAATTGGGCTTTTTACTGTTGTGAAAATCTTAAAGAAATAATTGTTGAAGAGGGAGTGACATCCTTATCAACAGGTTTGTTCGATGGTTGCAGTTCCTTAAAAACGGTAACCTTGCCAAGCACTTGCACGTTTATTTTACCAGCGTTTAAAAATTGCGATAACTTAACGGAAATAATTTTATCTGATGGAATACCTAAAGTGTTGAACGGTATTTTTTACAAATGTTCGGCAATTAAAAAAATATATATTCCGGACAGTGCAACTGAAATTGAGTCGGGGGCATTTACTGACTGTGAATCACTGGAAGCGATAGTGGTTCCAAATAGTGTAACTCAGATAGAAGAAAATGTAATAACAAATTGTGATAAGGCTGTAATATATTCTGAGCCGGATGCTTATGCAAGAAAATATGCGGAGGCAAATAATATTCCTTGGGCTGATATAAAGACCTTAAACGGAGGGTGGAATTGGGAAACATCAATAGAGAAAGGTGAAGATAAAGAAAATACGTATATATGTACCGCAAAAAATGTGAGTACCGGAAAGAAAACGGGGGAGTTTATATTGGCATATTATGATGAATTTGGAAATATGCTTGGAAGTGAGATTAAGGATTTGAATAGGAATTCAGGAGAAAAGGAAACAATATGTATAACAATACCAATTGGTGATATGTCAAAAGTAAAAACGATAAAAGCATTTGTATGGGATAGTCTTGCAAATATGAATGCGGTATCACAATATGCAGAGTGTATTATAAATAATTAG
- a CDS encoding ROK family protein, producing MYLGIDLGGTNIAAGIVNKNGEILKKLSCPTLPGRPFDEIIGDMAELCSNLLSISSITEDEIKAIGIGSPGAIDNKNGVVLYAGNLNWTNAAICDELNKYYNIPINLENDANAAAYGEYAMCGKKVKDFIFITLGTGIGGGIIIDGKIYRGFNGAGAEVGHSTLVFNGEKCTCGRKGCWEAYGSVTALIRQTSRSIMLNQDSLMAKSYKETGEINGKTAFDAAKAGDISAQTVVKQYIEYVADGICSLVNIFEPELLLIGGGISKEGGYLLNPIKEYCEKNYFCKNIRQTEIGIAVLGNDAGIIGAALSARDSLK from the coding sequence ATGTATCTTGGAATTGACTTAGGCGGGACAAATATCGCGGCCGGTATAGTAAACAAAAATGGCGAAATTTTAAAGAAATTATCTTGCCCAACTCTGCCCGGGCGTCCATTTGACGAAATAATTGGAGATATGGCAGAATTATGTTCAAACTTATTGAGCATCTCAAGCATAACTGAAGACGAAATAAAAGCGATTGGAATCGGCAGTCCGGGAGCTATAGACAATAAAAACGGAGTAGTTTTATACGCCGGAAACTTGAATTGGACTAACGCTGCTATATGTGATGAACTTAATAAGTATTATAATATTCCCATAAATTTAGAAAACGACGCTAACGCCGCAGCCTATGGCGAGTATGCTATGTGCGGCAAAAAAGTTAAAGACTTTATCTTTATAACACTTGGCACAGGAATTGGCGGAGGAATAATTATTGACGGAAAGATTTATCGTGGATTTAACGGAGCCGGAGCCGAAGTCGGACACTCGACTTTGGTGTTTAACGGAGAAAAATGCACATGCGGAAGAAAAGGCTGTTGGGAAGCTTACGGTTCAGTAACCGCCCTAATACGCCAAACTTCCCGCTCCATAATGCTTAATCAGGATTCGCTGATGGCAAAGTCATATAAAGAAACAGGAGAAATAAACGGCAAAACTGCTTTTGACGCGGCAAAAGCCGGAGACATTAGCGCACAAACTGTAGTAAAACAATATATAGAATATGTGGCTGACGGGATATGCAGTCTTGTAAATATATTTGAGCCTGAACTTCTTTTAATTGGCGGAGGAATAAGCAAAGAAGGCGGCTATTTATTAAATCCAATAAAAGAATACTGTGAGAAAAATTACTTCTGCAAAAACATTCGGCAAACAGAGATAGGTATAGCGGTCCTAGGGAACGACGCGGGAATAATTGGAGCCGCTTTATCAGCCCGTGATTCACTAAAATAG
- a CDS encoding DUF4363 family protein — translation MNRVIISSVIVVLAASLIFFHFQKVNTLDKTVDSSYDTIIEAYHNDDYDKITDELNKIKQSWDEVQTWVGMTIDSAELEEIEISLQQCMHYAEIKDKEDFIGEFVLFNLLIKHLPFFEKLDLESLL, via the coding sequence ATGAATAGGGTAATAATTTCTTCAGTGATAGTAGTTTTGGCGGCAAGTCTGATTTTTTTCCATTTTCAAAAGGTAAACACTCTTGATAAAACAGTAGATTCATCTTATGACACTATTATAGAAGCATATCACAATGACGACTATGATAAAATAACTGATGAATTAAATAAAATAAAACAATCATGGGATGAAGTGCAGACCTGGGTTGGTATGACTATTGATTCAGCAGAACTTGAGGAAATAGAAATATCATTACAGCAATGTATGCATTATGCCGAGATAAAAGACAAAGAAGACTTTATAGGCGAGTTTGTTTTATTTAACCTGCTTATAAAACATCTTCCATTTTTTGAAAAACTGGACCTTGAAAGCCTGCTATAA
- a CDS encoding DUF421 domain-containing protein, translating into MLVTVLRTAIMYVFVVLCLRVMGKRQIAELEPSELVVTIIISEIATDPIVDPGKPFATAALAIAILLFLEIILSFIAYKHIGFRTLLYGKPSTFFSDGRINQNEMESQRFNMSDLLEEIRNSGATSLDDVEYVIMETNGNVSVILNTENRPVTPSDMGIKAAQTEISYILIDNGTLIKNNLERLKISRKWVMDKLHENGLKKISQVFYMGADKSGNAVVVKKGRDSNE; encoded by the coding sequence ATGCTGGTAACCGTACTTAGAACCGCCATAATGTATGTATTTGTCGTATTATGTCTTCGAGTGATGGGAAAACGTCAAATTGCCGAACTTGAGCCGTCTGAACTCGTGGTAACAATTATAATTTCCGAAATTGCTACAGACCCTATAGTGGACCCCGGTAAACCGTTTGCCACAGCAGCATTAGCCATAGCTATTTTATTATTTCTTGAAATCATACTCTCATTTATTGCTTATAAACATATTGGTTTCAGAACATTGCTTTATGGAAAACCAAGCACATTCTTCAGCGACGGAAGAATAAACCAAAACGAAATGGAGAGCCAAAGGTTTAATATGAGCGACCTTTTAGAGGAGATCAGAAACAGCGGAGCAACGTCCTTAGATGATGTAGAATATGTTATCATGGAGACAAACGGAAACGTAAGCGTTATATTAAACACAGAGAACAGACCGGTAACGCCGTCCGATATGGGAATAAAGGCCGCACAAACCGAAATAAGTTATATTTTAATTGATAACGGCACTTTGATTAAAAATAATTTAGAGCGTTTGAAAATCAGCCGGAAATGGGTTATGGATAAACTTCACGAAAACGGTCTTAAAAAGATTTCCCAAGTTTTTTATATGGGAGCTGATAAAAGCGGCAACGCTGTTGTCGTAAAAAAGGGCAGGGATTCAAATGAATAG